A portion of the Carcharodon carcharias isolate sCarCar2 chromosome 18, sCarCar2.pri, whole genome shotgun sequence genome contains these proteins:
- the LOC121290801 gene encoding mid1-interacting protein 1-B-like, with product MMQIMDTYNQKHSLFNAMNKFIGAVNNMDQTVMVPSLLRDVPLEDEGKSEVNGVSSTGASNYYSDKRDMYNYYVLLKSIKNDIEWGVVQLDDRKKDKAATMDIRVDEAEGEEDLQKQFHYHLNGLYTVLSKLTRKANTLTNRYKQEIGFGSWGH from the coding sequence ATGATGCAAATTATGGATACTTACAACCAGAAGCACTCCCTGTTCAACGCTATGAACAAGTTTATCGGTGCGGTCAATAACATGGACCAGACGGTAATGGTGCCCAGCCTATTGCGGGATGTCCCTCTGGAAGATGAAGGCAAGAGCGAAGTCAACGGCGTTTCCAGTACCGGAGCGTCTAACTATTACTCTGATAAGCGGGATATGTACAACTACTACGTCTTGCTGAAATCCATCAAGAACGATATAGAGTGGGGTGTGGTGCAACTGGACGATAGGAAGAAAGATAAAGCCGCCACCATGGACATTAGGGTGGACGAGGCGGAAGGAGAAGAAGACTTGCAGAAACAATTCCACTATCATCTAAATGGATTATACACCGTCCTGTCAAAACTGACCAGAAAAGCGAACACTCTAACTAACCGCTACAAACAGGAAATCGGTTTCGGCAGCTGGGGACATTAA